Proteins from a single region of Echeneis naucrates chromosome 14, fEcheNa1.1, whole genome shotgun sequence:
- the LOC115054563 gene encoding histone-lysine N-methyltransferase SETD1A-like isoform X2 — translation MAACLTFDDFPEVCAQDLDEIERAFRESSPAPATATAVTGPVLETVPETIPETVPEAGGSRKATAEEPRPYGDKRLFQDLEVSRREEARGKSGKRSKESSSSSSSSSSYSSAASRRKYYRKERRRRNSRSRRSRSPYKRPRSYEKREKVFILREKEVLVL, via the exons ATG gcggCTTGTctgacttttgatgattttcctgagG TTTGTGCGCAAGATCTGGACGAAATCGagagagctttcagagaaagttctcccgcaCCAGCAACCGCTACAGCCGTGACCGGGCCCGTACTAGAGACAGTTCCAGAGACAATTCCAGAGACAGTTCCAGAGGCCGGAGGGTCCCGGAAAGCCACGGCTGAAGAACCGCGACCGTACGGGGATAAACGGCTATTCCAGGACCTGGAGGTCTCAAGAAGGGAGGAAGCTCGAGGAAAATCTGGGAAAAGATCCAAGGAGTCTTcgagcagctcttcttcttcttcatcttatTCCTCTGCCGctagcagaagaaaat actataggaaggagaggaggaggaggaattcgcGCTCCAGAAGAAGCAGGTCCCCATACAAGAGACCAAGATCATacgagaagagagagaaggtcTTTATCCTACGAGAGAAGGAGGTCCTCGTCCTATAG
- the LOC115054611 gene encoding cingulin-like codes for KEQKEKVETTNTELQKQKERADSLYLGREQAQVQDVINTITLKLKEEKMKDSQMRRKSEQLEIQKKSLLAERERLEDLRKDLKMRREELAAALNSISGEKENLLQIKVSLDMDKDQLESDKDKVKAEMYELKLRGDELTGKLQYVQTLRSQLKELNERTRGAMKTKLHQLDQKSQDVKRLRLAVEKQLADLNVQTSQIQVYTELMQKEQRNLTGILSKMVMKPDDMGDQWEHRFEMEKQNLDKQRHELKKVREDLDRVNVIVKKERQDLDLMRSDILKQYSLLEQSKQDIKKLKDTLQVTKTELQKKKEHADSLHDEVRREKNIIKDLSFQLDGERNKLENAMTKIALKLQEEELQNDTIRMQREELESKEKSILAERKEVELLRDNLNKMKEEVEATMNTMSGERKHLRQMMTDIDREREMLLNDRDKVEKERSGLLMQKHQVMNKMQVIKSLREKLLHVNERMTASIEDK; via the exons AAAGAGCAAAAGGAGAAAGTGGAAACCACAAATACTGAGTtgcaaaagcagaaagaacGTGCAGACAGTCTGTAT CTTGGAAGAGAACAAGCCCAAGTTCAGGATGTGATAAACACCATTACCTTGAagctgaaagaagagaaaatgaaggatagtcagatgagaagaaaaagtgaGCAACTGGAAATCCAGAAGAAAAGTCTactggcagaaagagaaagactggAAGATTTGAGGAAGGatctgaagatgaggagagaagagcttgcagcagctttaaacagcatcagtggagagaaagaaaacctgTTGCAGATAAAAGTTAGTCTTGACATGGACAAAGACCAACTTGAGAGTGACAAAGATAAAGTGAAAGCTGAGATGTATGAGTTGAAATTAAGAGGAGATGAGTTGACGGGGAAATTACAGTATGTCCAAACTCTAAGGAGTCAACTCAAAGAGCTGAATGAAAGGACACGAGGAGCCATGAAAACCAAATTGCACCAACTAGACCAAAAGAGTCAAGATGTGAAGCGATTACGTCTTGCTGTGGAGAAACAACTTGCAGACTTGAACGTACAGACCTCCCAGATCCAAGTTTACACTGAACTGatgcaaaaagaacaaaggaatcTGACAGGTATATTATCAAAGATGGTAATGAAGCCAGATGACATGGGGGATCAATGGGAACACAGGTTcgaaatggaaaagcaaaatCTCGATAAACAAAGGCACGAGCTGAAGAAAGTCAGGGAGGATCTGGATAGAGTCAATGTCATcgtaaagaaagagagacaggattTGGATTTGATGAGGTCTGACATCCTGAAACAATACAGCCTGCTagaacaaagcaaacaagaTATAAAAAAACTCAAAGATACGCTGCAAGTCACAAAGACTGAActgcaaaagaagaaagagcatGCAGACAGCCTGCATGACGAGgtaaggagagagaaaaatattattaaagatCTGAGCTTTCAGCTTGACGGAGAGCgaaataaacttgaaaatgCCATGACAAAGATTGCTTTGAAACTCCAAGAAGAAGAACTTCAGAATGACACCATCAGAATGCAAAGAGAAGAACTGGAAAGCAAGGAGAAGAGCATACTTGCGGAAAGAAAGGAAGTGGAACTTTTGAGGGACAATCTCAACAAGATGAAGGAAGAAGTTGAAGCCACCATGAACACCATGAgtggagagaggaaacatctcaggcaaatgatgactgacattgacagagagagagaaatgcttttaaatgacAGGGACAAAGTGGAAAAGGAAAGGTCTGGGCTTCTAATGCAGAAACATCAAGTCATGAATAAAATGCAAGTCATCAAGAGTCTGAGAGAAAAACTCCTGCATGTGAATGAAAGGATGACGGCGAGCattgaagacaaatga
- the LOC115054562 gene encoding uncharacterized protein PFB0145c-like, with translation MTCFTELFEREKESLKSLQSKMVNKRKDMEKQWKQACASEKLHLDKLKADLKNGREDLEREKEMMKKDKMDLELMKSDFLKQRRALEQDKEDFKEQKEKVETTNTELQKQKERADSLYVEIKREKNNIKDLSLQLGREQAQVQDVINTITLKLKEEKMKDSQMRRKSEQLEIQKKSLLAERERLEDLRKDLKMRREELAAALNSISGEKENLLQIKVSLDMDKDQLESDKDKVKAEMYELKLRGDELTGKLQYVQTLRSQLKELNERTRGAMKTKLHQLDQKSQDVKRLRLAVEKQLADLNVQTSQIQVYTELMQKEQGI, from the coding sequence ATGACTTGTTTCACTGAGCTCTtcgagagggaaaaagaaagtctGAAAAGTTTACAGTCAAAAATGGTCAACAAGAGAAAGGACATGGAAAAGCAATGGAAGCAAGCATGTGCAAGTGAAAAGCTACATTTAGACAAACTGAAGGCAGATCTGAAGAACGGCAGAGAAGatttggagagagagaaagagatgatgaagaaagataaaatggaCTTGGAGCTGATGAAGTCTGACTTCCTGAAGCAAAGAAGGGCATTAGAACAAGATAAAGAAGATTTCAAAGAGCAAAAGGAGAAAGTGGAAACCACAAATACTGAGTtgcaaaagcagaaagaacGTGCAGACAGTCTGTATGttgagataaagagagagaaaaacaacattaaagatCTGAGCCTCCAGCTTGGAAGAGAACAAGCCCAAGTTCAGGATGTGATAAACACCATTACCTTGAagctgaaagaagagaaaatgaaggatagtcagatgagaagaaaaagtgaGCAACTGGAAATCCAGAAGAAAAGTCTactggcagaaagagaaagactggAAGATTTGAGGAAGGatctgaagatgaggagagaagagcttgcagcagctttaaacagcatcagtggagagaaagaaaacctgTTGCAGATAAAAGTTAGTCTTGACATGGACAAAGACCAACTTGAGAGTGACAAAGATAAAGTGAAAGCTGAGATGTATGAGTTGAAATTAAGAGGAGATGAGTTGACGGGGAAATTACAGTATGTCCAAACTCTAAGGAGTCAACTCAAAGAGCTGAATGAAAGGACACGAGGAGCCATGAAAACCAAATTGCACCAACTAGACCAAAAGAGTCAAGATGTGAAGCGATTACGTCTTGCTGTGGAGAAACAACTTGCAGACTTGAACGTACAGACCTCCCAGATCCAAGTTTACACTGAACTGATGCAAAAAGAACAAGGAATCTGA
- the LOC115054612 gene encoding MAR-binding filament-like protein 1, protein MRSDILKQYSLLEQSKQDIKELKDTLQVTKTELQKKKEHADSLHDEVRREKNIIKDLSFQLDGERNKLENAMTKIALKLQEEELQNDTIRMQREELESKEKSILAERKEVELLRDNLNKMKEEVEATMNTMSGERKHLRQMMTDIDREREMLLNDRDKVEKERSGLLMQKHQVMNKMQVIKSLREKLLHVNERMTASIEDKMKSLHQNSKDVLIVSTLLEEKFAELDEQKDNMTCFTELFEREKESLKSLQSKMVNKRKDMEKQWKQACASEKLHLDKLKADLKNGREDLEREKEMMKKDKMDLELMKSDFLKQRRALEQDKK, encoded by the coding sequence ATGAGGTCTGACATCCTGAAACAATACAGCCTGCTagaacaaagcaaacaagaTATAAAAGAACTCAAAGATACGCTGCAAGTCACAAAGACTGAActgcaaaagaagaaagagcatGCAGACAGCCTGCATGACGAGgtaaggagagagaaaaatattattaaagatCTGAGCTTTCAGCTTGACGGAGAGCgaaataaacttgaaaatgCCATGACAAAGATTGCTTTGAAACTCCAAGAAGAAGAACTTCAGAATGACACCATCAGAATGCAAAGAGAAGAACTGGAAAGCAAGGAGAAGAGCATACTTGCGGAAAGAAAGGAAGTGGAACTTTTGAGGGACAATCTCAACAAGATGAAGGAAGAAGTTGAAGCCACCATGAACACCATGAgtggagagaggaaacatctcaggcaaatgatgactgacattgacagagagagagaaatgcttttaaatgacAGGGACAAAGTGGAAAAGGAAAGGTCTGGGCTTCTAATGCAGAAACATCAAGTCATGAATAAAATGCAAGTCATCAAGAGTCTGAGAGAAAAACTCCTGCATGTGAATGAAAGGATGACGGCGAGCattgaagacaaaatgaaaagtttacatCAAAACAGTAAAGACGTGCTAATAGTTTCCACTTTATTGGAAGAAAAGTTTGCAGAGCTGGATGAACAGAAAGACAACATGACTTGTTTCACTGAGCTCTtcgagagggaaaaagaaagtctGAAAAGTTTACAGTCAAAAATGGTCAACAAGAGAAAGGACATGGAAAAGCAATGGAAGCAAGCATGTGCAAGTGAAAAGCTACATTTAGACAAACTGAAGGCAGATCTGAAGAACGGCAGAGAAGatttggagagagagaaagagatgatgaagaaagataaaatggaCTTGGAGCTGATGAAGTCTGACTTCCTGAAGCAAAGAAGGGCATTAGAACAAGATAAGAAG
- the LOC115054563 gene encoding histone-lysine N-methyltransferase SETD1A-like isoform X1: protein MQRATACVLTKDRLTSCDQLTARSEDLFLQAACLTFDDFPEVCAQDLDEIERAFRESSPAPATATAVTGPVLETVPETIPETVPEAGGSRKATAEEPRPYGDKRLFQDLEVSRREEARGKSGKRSKESSSSSSSSSSYSSAASRRKYYRKERRRRNSRSRRSRSPYKRPRSYEKREKVFILREKEVLVL from the exons ATGCAGAGGGCCACAGCTTGTGTATTGACAAAGgatcgattgacaagttgtgatcagctgaccgCTCGGAGCGAAG acttgtttttacaggcggCTTGTctgacttttgatgattttcctgagG TTTGTGCGCAAGATCTGGACGAAATCGagagagctttcagagaaagttctcccgcaCCAGCAACCGCTACAGCCGTGACCGGGCCCGTACTAGAGACAGTTCCAGAGACAATTCCAGAGACAGTTCCAGAGGCCGGAGGGTCCCGGAAAGCCACGGCTGAAGAACCGCGACCGTACGGGGATAAACGGCTATTCCAGGACCTGGAGGTCTCAAGAAGGGAGGAAGCTCGAGGAAAATCTGGGAAAAGATCCAAGGAGTCTTcgagcagctcttcttcttcttcatcttatTCCTCTGCCGctagcagaagaaaat actataggaaggagaggaggaggaggaattcgcGCTCCAGAAGAAGCAGGTCCCCATACAAGAGACCAAGATCATacgagaagagagagaaggtcTTTATCCTACGAGAGAAGGAGGTCCTCGTCCTATAG
- the LOC115054614 gene encoding LOW QUALITY PROTEIN: MAR-binding filament-like protein 1 (The sequence of the model RefSeq protein was modified relative to this genomic sequence to represent the inferred CDS: inserted 1 base in 1 codon), with the protein MRAEELPNDTIRMQREELESKEKRILADRKEVELLRDNLNKMKAEVEATMNTMSGEREHLRQMMTDIDREREMLLNDRGQSGKGKVWASNSERKLLHVNERMTASIEDKMKSLHQNSKDVLIVSTLLEEKFAELDEQKDNMTYFTELFEREKESLKSLQSKMVNKRKDMEKQWKQACASEKLHLDKLKADLKNGREDLEREKEMMKKDKMDLELMKSDFLKQRRALEQDKEDFKEQKEKVETTNTELQKQKERADSLYVEIKREKNNIKDLSLQLGREQAQVQDVINTITLKLKEEKMKDSQMRRKSEQLEIRRXSLLAERERLEDLRKDLKMRREELAAALNSISGEKENLLQIKLVLTWTKTNLRVTKIK; encoded by the exons ATGAGAG CAGAAGAACTTCCGAATGACACCATCAGAATGCAAAGAGAAGAACTGGAAAGCAAGGAGAAGCGCATACTTGCGGACAGAAAGGAAGTGGAACTTTTGAGGGACAATCTCAACAAGATGAAGGCAGAAGTTGAAGCCACCATGAACACCATGAGTGGAGAGAGGGAACATCTCAGGCAAATGATGACTGAcattgacagagagagagaaatgcttttaaatgacAGGGGACAAAGTGGAAAAGGAAAGGTCTGGGCTTCTAAT TCTGAGAGAAAACTCCTGCATGTGAATGAAAGGATGACGGCGAGCattgaagacaaaatgaaaagtttacatCAAAACAGTAAAGACGTGCTAATAGTTTCCACTTTATTGGAAGAAAAGTTTGCAGAGCTGGATGAACAGAAAGACAACATGACTTATTTCACTGAGCTCTtcgagagggaaaaagaaagtctGAAAAGTTTACAGTCAAAAATGGTCAACAAGAGAAAGGACATGGAAAAGCAATGGAAGCAAGCATGTGCAAGTGAAAAGCTACATTTAGACAAACTGAAGGCAGATCTGAAGAATGGCAGAGAAGatttggagagagagaaagagatgatgaagaaagataaaatggaCTTGGAGCTGATGAAGTCTGACTTCCTGAAGCAAAGAAGGGCATTAGAACAAGATAAAGAAGATTTCAAAGAGCAAAAGGAGAAAGTGGAAACCACAAATACTGAGTtgcaaaagcagaaagaacGTGCAGACAGTCTGTATGttgagataaagagagagaaaaacaacattaaagatCTGAGCCTCCAGCTTGGAAGAGAACAAGCCCAAGTTCAGGATGTGATAAACACCATTACCTTGAagctgaaagaagagaaaatgaaggatagtcagatgagaagaaaaagtgaGCAACTGGAAATCCGAA AAAGTCTactggcagaaagagaaagactggAAGATTTGAGGAAGGatctgaagatgaggagagaagagcttgcagcagctttaaacagcatcagtggagagaaagaaaacctgTTGCAGATAAAGTTAGTCTTGACATGGACAAAGACCAACTTGAGAGTGACAAAGATAAAGTGA
- the LOC115054561 gene encoding uncharacterized protein PFB0145c-like has product MQKHQVMNKMQVIKSLREKLLHVNERMTASIEDKMKSLHQNSKDVLIVSTLLEEKFAELDEQKDNMTYFTELFEREKESLKSLQSKMVNKRKDMEKQWKQACASEKLHLDKLKADLKNGREDLEREKEMMKKDKMDLELMKSDFLKQRRALEQDKEDFKEQKEKVETTNTELQKQKERADSLYVEIKREKNNIKDLSLQLGREQAQVQDVINTITLKLKEEKMKDSQMRRKSEQLEIQKNSLLAERERLEDLRKDLKMRREELAAALNSISGEKENLLQIKVSLDMDKDQLESDKDKVKAEMYELKLRGDELTGKLQYVQTLRSQLKELNERTRGAMKTKLHQLDQKSQDVKRLRLAVEKQLADLNVQTSQIQVYTELMQKEQRNLTGILSKMVMKPDDMGDQWEHRFEMESKISINKGTS; this is encoded by the coding sequence ATGCAGAAACATCAAGTCATGAATAAAATGCAAGTCATCAAGAGTCTGAGAGAAAAACTCCTGCATGTGAATGAAAGGATGACGGCGAGCattgaagacaaaatgaaaagtttacatCAAAACAGTAAAGACGTGCTAATAGTTTCCACTTTATTGGAAGAAAAGTTTGCAGAGCTGGATGAACAGAAAGACAACATGACTTATTTCACTGAGCTCTtcgagagggaaaaagaaagtctGAAAAGTTTACAGTCAAAAATGGTCAACAAGAGAAAGGACATGGAAAAGCAATGGAAGCAAGCATGTGCAAGTGAAAAGCTACATTTAGACAAACTGAAGGCAGATCTGAAGAATGGCAGAGAAGatttggagagagagaaagagatgatgaagaaagataaaatggaCTTGGAGCTGATGAAGTCTGACTTCCTGAAGCAAAGAAGGGCATTAGAACAAGATAAAGAAGATTTCAAAGAGCAAAAGGAGAAAGTGGAAACCACAAATACTGAGTtgcaaaagcagaaagaacGTGCAGACAGTCTGTATGttgagataaagagagagaaaaacaacattaaagatCTGAGCCTCCAGCTTGGAAGAGAACAAGCCCAAGTTCAGGATGTGATAAACACCATTACCTTGAagctgaaagaagagaaaatgaaggatagtcagatgagaagaaaaagtgaGCAACTGGAAATCCAGAAGAACAGTCTactggcagaaagagaaagactggAAGATTTGAGGAAGGatctgaagatgaggagagaagagcttgcagcagctttaaacagcatcagtggagagaaagaaaacctgTTGCAGATAAAAGTTAGTCTTGACATGGACAAAGACCAACTTGAGAGTGACAAAGATAAAGTGAAAGCTGAGATGTATGAGTTGAAATTAAGAGGAGATGAGTTGACGGGGAAATTACAGTATGTCCAAACTCTAAGGAGTCAACTCAAAGAGCTGAATGAAAGGACACGAGGAGCCATGAAAACCAAATTGCACCAACTAGACCAAAAGAGTCAAGATGTGAAGCGATTACGTCTTGCTGTGGAGAAACAACTTGCAGACTTGAACGTACAGACCTCCCAGATCCAAGTTTACACTGAACTGatgcaaaaagaacaaaggaatcTGACAGGTATATTATCAAAGATGGTAATGAAGCCAGATGACATGGGGGATCAATGGGAACACAGGTTCGAAATGGAAAGCAAAATCTCGATAAACAAAGGCACGAGCTGA